A genomic window from Papaver somniferum cultivar HN1 unplaced genomic scaffold, ASM357369v1 unplaced-scaffold_8782, whole genome shotgun sequence includes:
- the LOC113346035 gene encoding putative invertase inhibitor, with amino-acid sequence MNQSISLLSLFSSILHVFLVLNLYGGITVNGDIVKTFCKSESIVDPSLNYDFCVSSLEANPLSKTSDIFGLAVISMDLSLKNATYIHTYIEGILKDVKQEPTARMCLKDCMEFYSTAVKDLQEAVEAFNGKDYYDALRLVSDAGIDARTCKTGFTELGVDFSLLEKQDYNFYQLTNICLDIIAKISDSKV; translated from the coding sequence ATGAATCAATCAATCTCATTGCTTTCTCTCTTTTCATCAATCCTCcatgtttttcttgttttgaacttgtatggGGGAATTACTGTGAATGGAGATATAGTCAAAACATTTTGTAAGAGTGAATCGATAGTTGATCCCTCTCTAAATTATGACTTTTGTGTTTCATCTCTCGAAGCCAACCCTCTTAGCAAAACTTCTGATATTTTCGGACTTGCTGTAATATCAATGGATCTTTCTTTGAAGAATGCAACTTATATTCATACATATATTGAAGGAATTTTGAAGGATGTAAAACAAGAACCGACAGCTAGGATGTGTCTAAAGGATTGTATGGAATTTTACTCTACTGCTGTAAAAGATCTTCAAGAAGCCGTGGAAGCATTTAATGGTAAAGATTATTATGATGCTCTCAGACTTGTGAGCGATGCCGGGATCGATGCACGTACATGTAAAACTGGGTTTACAGAACTTGGTGTTGATTTTAGTCTATTAGAGAAACAAGATTATAATTTCTATCAGTTAACTAACATTTGCCTAGATATAATTGCAAAAATATCCGATTCAAAAGTTTAA